The proteins below come from a single Fodinicola acaciae genomic window:
- a CDS encoding glycoside hydrolase family 43 protein — MRRVIRALVAAFLVVACLAAPAQAAPASTTFRNPLNAGPDPFLTWYQGNYYLSTTQGDAIRIWKAPSLNQLLAAPANTVWRDSDGSRNQQVWAPEFYFLDGHWYVYYTADDGVDANHRIYVVESDGTDPLGPYHFKAKLQPANLDVWAIDPTILQLGGRLYLGFSSKHSGNNSLYIAPMSNPYTLSGNGVYLPASGCTSDTVREAPEFVHSGGKTWMVYSTCDTGKPDYQLWEKSLNDGLDPLVAGNWVQHSGAVFSRNDSTGVYGPGHHAFFTSPDGAEQWIVYAAKNTSAYTYDGRTTRAQRIGFNADGSPDFGSPLAAGATQNLPAGDPGSQQGWINDDGRTSGDGAIAYAGDGWLSGGGCGVQCFWSDDHWNGTAGATATYSFTGTQIALLSVRDTNYGYAALSIDGGPETTIDLYSSIRMGEQVNYVSPRLAAGSHTLRVRVTGDKDGASSGTLVEIDRAEIYG, encoded by the coding sequence ATGCGTCGCGTGATCAGGGCCCTTGTCGCCGCGTTCCTGGTGGTCGCCTGCCTGGCCGCGCCGGCGCAGGCGGCGCCGGCCTCGACCACCTTCCGCAACCCGCTCAACGCCGGCCCTGACCCGTTCCTGACCTGGTACCAGGGCAACTACTACCTGTCGACCACGCAGGGAGACGCCATCCGGATCTGGAAGGCGCCGTCGCTCAACCAGCTGCTCGCGGCGCCGGCCAACACGGTGTGGCGGGACAGCGACGGGTCGCGCAACCAGCAGGTGTGGGCTCCGGAGTTCTACTTCCTCGACGGCCACTGGTACGTCTACTACACGGCCGACGACGGGGTCGACGCCAACCACCGGATCTATGTGGTGGAGTCCGACGGCACCGACCCGCTGGGTCCCTACCATTTCAAGGCCAAGCTGCAGCCGGCCAACCTCGACGTGTGGGCCATCGACCCGACGATCCTGCAGCTCGGCGGCCGGCTCTACCTCGGCTTCTCCAGCAAGCACAGCGGCAACAACTCGCTCTACATCGCGCCGATGAGCAATCCGTACACGCTCTCCGGCAACGGCGTCTACCTGCCGGCCAGTGGCTGCACCTCGGACACCGTGCGCGAGGCGCCGGAGTTCGTGCACAGCGGTGGCAAGACCTGGATGGTCTATTCGACCTGCGACACCGGCAAGCCGGACTATCAGCTGTGGGAGAAGTCGCTCAACGACGGCCTCGACCCGCTGGTGGCCGGCAACTGGGTCCAGCACTCTGGCGCGGTGTTCAGCCGCAACGACTCCACCGGTGTGTACGGCCCTGGCCACCACGCGTTCTTCACCTCGCCAGACGGCGCCGAGCAGTGGATCGTCTACGCCGCCAAGAACACGTCGGCCTACACATACGACGGCCGCACGACCCGAGCGCAGCGGATCGGCTTCAACGCCGACGGCAGTCCCGACTTCGGCAGTCCGCTCGCGGCCGGCGCCACCCAGAACCTGCCGGCCGGCGACCCCGGCAGCCAGCAGGGCTGGATCAACGACGACGGCCGCACCAGCGGCGACGGCGCCATCGCGTACGCCGGCGACGGCTGGCTGAGCGGTGGCGGCTGCGGCGTGCAGTGCTTCTGGAGCGACGACCACTGGAACGGCACCGCCGGCGCGACCGCGACGTACTCGTTCACCGGCACGCAGATCGCGCTGCTGTCGGTGCGCGACACCAACTACGGCTATGCCGCGCTGTCCATCGACGGCGGGCCGGAGACCACGATCGACCTGTACTCGTCGATCAGGATGGGAGAGCAGGTCAACTACGTCAGCCCGCGGCTCGCGGCCGGCAGCCACACGTTGCGCGTACGCGTCACCGGCGACAAGGACGGTGCGTCCAGCGGCACCCTGGTCGAGATCGACCGCGCCGAGATCTACGGCTAG
- a CDS encoding cation diffusion facilitator family transporter, producing MSTEGGARAIVAALLANLGIALTKLVAFFLTGSSSMLAESIHSVADSGNQVLLLIGGKRSRRAATPEHPFGYGRERYVYAFLVSIVLFSVGGLFALYEGYHKIEHPEPIESWQWVPVVVLLVAIGLEGYSFRTAIKESNHTRGNASWINFLRRAKAPELPVVLLEDTAALVGLVFALFGVGLTLLTGNGVWDGIGTLAIGVLLVTVAVFLAVETKSLLLGESASAEAVRRIEDAIGSVEHVEGIIHMRTMHLGPEELLVAAKIAVRHDDTAAAVAAAIDAAEAKIRAAVPIARVIYLEPDISRTPSKG from the coding sequence ATGAGCACCGAGGGCGGCGCACGCGCCATTGTCGCCGCGTTGCTGGCCAACCTCGGCATCGCGCTGACCAAGCTGGTCGCCTTCTTCCTGACCGGCTCGTCGTCGATGCTGGCCGAGTCGATCCACTCGGTCGCCGACTCCGGCAACCAGGTTTTGCTGCTGATCGGCGGAAAACGCTCGCGGCGCGCGGCGACACCGGAGCATCCCTTCGGCTATGGCCGCGAGCGATACGTCTACGCGTTCCTGGTGTCGATCGTGCTGTTCAGCGTCGGCGGACTTTTCGCGCTGTACGAGGGATATCACAAGATCGAACATCCGGAGCCGATCGAGTCGTGGCAGTGGGTCCCGGTGGTCGTGCTGCTGGTGGCGATCGGTCTGGAGGGTTATTCCTTCCGTACGGCCATCAAGGAGTCCAACCACACGCGCGGCAACGCGTCCTGGATCAACTTCCTGCGCCGTGCCAAGGCACCGGAGCTGCCGGTCGTCCTGCTGGAGGACACGGCGGCTCTCGTCGGTCTCGTTTTCGCGCTTTTCGGTGTCGGCCTGACGCTGCTGACCGGCAACGGCGTGTGGGACGGCATCGGTACGCTCGCGATCGGTGTGCTGTTGGTCACGGTGGCGGTTTTCCTCGCTGTCGAAACGAAAAGCCTGCTGCTCGGCGAGTCGGCGTCGGCGGAGGCGGTCCGCCGGATCGAGGACGCGATCGGCTCGGTCGAGCACGTGGAAGGCATCATCCACATGCGCACCATGCACCTGGGTCCGGAGGAGTTGTTGGTGGCGGCCAAAATCGCCGTGCGCCACGACGACACCGCCGCCGCGGTGGCGGCCGCGATCGACGCCGCCGAGGCGAAAATCCGCGCCGCGGTGCCGATCGCGCGGGTCATCTACCTTGAGCCGGACATCTCTCGTACGCCGTCGAAAGGCTGA
- a CDS encoding DUF2695 domain-containing protein, whose amino-acid sequence MGTKVCPGFPEEPERWRRDEPAGDRPGPAECLPCYVHRMLAAHDCDQDFRWVRCWQRAHRDRPELVGWLKRHGAWCDCEVLLNVYDLDADAPPRPCDHGPVNGR is encoded by the coding sequence ATGGGGACGAAGGTGTGTCCGGGTTTTCCGGAGGAGCCCGAGAGGTGGCGGCGCGACGAGCCGGCCGGTGACCGGCCCGGTCCGGCCGAGTGCCTGCCGTGTTACGTGCACCGGATGCTGGCCGCGCACGACTGTGACCAGGACTTCCGCTGGGTGCGTTGCTGGCAGCGCGCGCACCGCGACCGGCCGGAGCTGGTCGGCTGGCTCAAGCGGCACGGCGCGTGGTGTGACTGCGAGGTCCTGCTCAACGTCTACGACCTCGACGCGGACGCGCCGCCGCGGCCGTGCGACCACGGCCCGGTCAACGGCCGTTAG
- the manA gene encoding mannose-6-phosphate isomerase, class I, which translates to MQRLTGPIRPYDWGSHEVIARVQGRDFPTAEPEAELWLGAHPADPATVDGRGLDAVIAGDPDAELGATVVRRFGAKLPFLLKLLAAQRPLSLQVHPNLAQAAAGFEAEEAAGVPVDAPQRRYKDANHKPEMLVAVGRTQALAGFADDATVFLRKLQWPPGLGWADRLEAGDLHGVVSDILRGAPDFDDLADLCAAEGSARALAIADLAARYPGDPGVLVAMLLNHVELSPGDAIYLAAGSPHAYLRGAGVEIMAASDNVLRGGLTSKFVDVDELLRILAFEPGPPPVVTPVSAGPSTVRWPTPTAEFTLYEITVGGSPVALPAVGSPRVLFCLEGEVRAADLSLRGGESAWSPASDPELTARGTGRLFVATVGG; encoded by the coding sequence ATGCAGCGACTGACCGGCCCGATCCGGCCGTACGACTGGGGCTCGCACGAGGTCATCGCGCGCGTACAAGGCCGCGATTTTCCCACCGCGGAGCCGGAAGCCGAGCTCTGGCTCGGTGCGCACCCGGCTGATCCGGCCACTGTGGACGGTCGCGGCCTGGACGCGGTGATCGCCGGCGATCCGGATGCCGAGCTCGGCGCGACGGTCGTACGCCGGTTTGGCGCCAAGCTGCCGTTCCTGCTCAAGTTGCTGGCCGCGCAACGGCCACTTTCGTTGCAGGTGCACCCAAACCTGGCGCAGGCGGCGGCCGGCTTCGAGGCCGAGGAAGCCGCCGGCGTGCCCGTCGACGCGCCGCAACGGCGTTACAAGGACGCCAACCACAAGCCGGAAATGCTGGTCGCGGTCGGACGGACGCAGGCTCTGGCCGGGTTCGCCGATGACGCCACGGTTTTCCTGCGCAAGCTGCAGTGGCCGCCGGGCCTGGGGTGGGCCGACCGGCTGGAGGCCGGCGATTTGCATGGAGTGGTCAGCGACATCCTGCGCGGCGCGCCGGATTTCGATGACCTCGCTGACCTGTGCGCGGCCGAAGGCTCGGCTCGCGCGCTGGCGATCGCCGATCTCGCCGCGCGTTATCCCGGCGATCCAGGCGTACTGGTCGCGATGCTGCTCAACCACGTCGAGCTTTCTCCTGGCGACGCGATCTACCTGGCCGCCGGCAGTCCGCACGCCTACCTTCGCGGCGCCGGCGTGGAGATCATGGCAGCGTCCGACAACGTGCTGCGCGGCGGCCTGACGAGCAAGTTCGTCGACGTCGACGAACTGCTGCGGATCCTCGCCTTCGAGCCGGGTCCGCCGCCGGTCGTGACGCCGGTCAGCGCCGGTCCGTCGACCGTACGGTGGCCGACTCCGACCGCGGAGTTCACGTTGTACGAGATCACCGTCGGCGGGTCGCCCGTCGCTTTGCCGGCAGTCGGCTCACCGCGCGTGTTGTTCTGCCTGGAAGGCGAGGTGCGGGCGGCGGACCTGTCGTTGCGAGGCGGCGAGTCGGCCTGGTCGCCGGCCTCCGACCCCGAGCTGACCGCGCGCGGCACCGGCCGTCTCTTCGTCGCCACCGTCGGAGGCTGA